Proteins encoded within one genomic window of Triticum aestivum cultivar Chinese Spring chromosome 2D, IWGSC CS RefSeq v2.1, whole genome shotgun sequence:
- the LOC123056189 gene encoding RHOMBOID-like protein 10, chloroplastic translates to MAATARLLLRSLTLRRPPLVSSSPGAHPAADLLHRWPTLDGQSGREFWGNLHAVFLRRGFGGSHSSSPSKTPRRIGLGAVANALSASFVCAFPPFNQTSLPHDHGSNSEKRRCTYDIIAVNLLVYVADIALKRKLTMWGAKDNDLISKGQIWRLATPVLLHGRLRHIAVFVLVLVEITIILLCSLMSYWFTSTPGIGASGAIFGLNCKYRLKIATFNGTLSF, encoded by the exons atggcggcgacggcgcggcTGCTGCTCCGCTCGCTGACGCTGAGGCGGCCTCCTCTCGTCTCCTCCTCTCCGGGCGCCCACCCCGCCGCCGATCTCCTCCACCGCTGGCCCACGCTG GATGGGCAGTCTGGACGTGAATTTTGGGGCAATCTTCATGCAGTCTTCCTGCGGAGAGGGTTTGGAGGATCGCATTCGTCGTCGCCGTCCAAGACGCCTCgccgcatcggtcttggggcggtAGCCAATGCGCTCTCCGCATCCTTTGTCTGCGCTTTCCCCCCTTTTAACCAGACATCGCTGCCACATGACCACGGAAGCAACAGCGAGAAGAGACGGTGCACCTATGACATTATCGCTGTTAATCTTCT GGTTTATGTGGCAGATATAGCATTGAAAAGGAAGCTTACTATGTGGGGAGCTAAG GACAACGACCTGATCAGCAAAGGGCAAATCTGGCGCCTGGCTACACCAGTTCTTCTTCATGGACGTCTTCGTCACATTGCTGTATTTGTTCTTGTTTTGGTTGAGATTACAATTATACTACTCT GTTCACTAATGAGTTACTGGTTTACCTCCACACCTGGTATAGGTGCATCTGGTGCTATCTTTGGATTG AATTGTAAATACAGATTGAAGATTGCAACTTTTAATGGGACGTTGAGCTTCTGA